Within the Longimicrobium sp. genome, the region CCCGCTGGCGCCCACGGTGCCGCACTCGGTGCTCATCGGCGGGAGCTACGAGCCGCCGGTGGTGTCGCAGGCGCCGCCGCCGCGCTACGCCGAGGCCAGCGGGTTCACCGCCCCGGGCGACGCCAAGGTGACGTTCGGCAGCAACGCCGACCCGCGGGCGGTCACGCCGTACAGCCTGCAGGTGCTGAAGTCGATCCTGAAGACGGCCAACCTGCGCGGGTGCATGGTCTCCAGCACCTCGCGCGACCCGGCGCAGCAGGCGCGGGTGATGTTCGACAACCTGGAGCGCTACGGCGTGGAGCATCAGAAGCGGCTCTACGCGCGCGGCGGGCAGATGGTGTGCGACGCCTACGCCGAGGCCAGGGCGCGCGGCCTGTCGAGCGACGGGGTGAAGGACGCGATGGCCAGGAAGATCATCGCCATCGGCCCCACCAAGGTGTCGCGGCACGCGTCCGACCCCACGGTGCTGAACGTGTTCGACGTGGCGCCCAGCTCCATCACCGACCGCGTGGCGTTCGAGGCGGCGGTGCGGTCGGACCGGCGGGTGGCGTTCTTCCTCACCCCGCCGCGGGATCCGGGATACCATCTCGAGATTCCGCAGCCGTAAGGAAAAGTGCGGAGTGCTGAGTGCTGAGTGCCGAAAAGAAGAAGTCCTAAGTCCTGAGTCCTGAGTCCCAAGTGGGCCGGATTTGACCCGACGGCGCGCCGGGCAGCAGCACCGAAATACCGCGATCCGGTACTCAGCACTCAGCACTCAGCACTTAGGACTTAGGACTCAGCACTTAGGACTTAGGACTTAGGACTTAGGACTTAGGACTTAGGACTTAGGACTTAGGACTTAGGACTTAGGACTTAGGACTTAGGACTTAGGACTTAGGACTCAGCACTTCGCTCCACCGCAGTCCCCGAATCCCAACTTTC harbors:
- a CDS encoding transglycosylase SLT domain-containing protein; translated protein: MASLREWHGFENSVRWRLVPEGVEIEGSGVERSKGRPTTVARVWDAFGEAINQVAKARQVPCPLIVATICTESGGNPDAVRLEPGYVSDAATPGRVSIGLTQTLISTASETMRMSIDREWLRQPRNAIDAGASYIARQGRTTKFDPPLVAAAYNAGRLAHQNGEKNRWKLRQFPIGTPAHCDRFVKFYNDAVAMMAGHPLAPTVPHSVLIGGSYEPPVVSQAPPPRYAEASGFTAPGDAKVTFGSNADPRAVTPYSLQVLKSILKTANLRGCMVSSTSRDPAQQARVMFDNLERYGVEHQKRLYARGGQMVCDAYAEARARGLSSDGVKDAMARKIIAIGPTKVSRHASDPTVLNVFDVAPSSITDRVAFEAAVRSDRRVAFFLTPPRDPGYHLEIPQP